The Rhopalosiphum maidis isolate BTI-1 chromosome 1, ASM367621v3, whole genome shotgun sequence genome has a segment encoding these proteins:
- the LOC113560498 gene encoding odorant receptor coreceptor, producing the protein MGYKKDGLIKDLWPNIRLIQMSGLFISEYYDDYSGLAVLFRKIYSWITTIIIYSQFIFIVIFMVTKSNDSDQLAAGVVTTLFFTHSMIKFMYFSTGTKSFYRTLSCWNNTSPHPLFTESHSRFHAKSLSRMRQLLIIVSIVTIFTTISWTTITFFGESVWKVPNPETFNQTMYIPVPRLMLHSWYPWDASRGLGYIVAFVLQFYWIFITLSHSNLLELLFSSFLVHACEQLQHLKEILNPLIELSATLDSAVHNPAEIFRANSAKNQPINGVDYNGSYVNEITEYGTKGETEPNRKGPNNLTSNQEVLVRSAIKYWVERHKHVVKYVSLITECYGSALLFHMLVSTVILTILAYQATKINGVNVFAFSTIGYLLYSFAQIFMFCIHGNELIEESSSVMEAAYGCQWYDGSEEAKTFVQIVCQQCQKPLIVSGAKFFNVSLDLFASVLGAVVTYFMVLVQLK; encoded by the exons ATGGGTTACAAGAAAGACGGTCTTATAAAAGATCTATGGCCAAATATTCGATTAATACAAATGTCGGGTCTATTCATATCCGAGTACTATGATGATTATTCTGGATTGGCTGTGTTGTTCCGAAAGATTTACAGTTGGATcaccacaataataatttattcacagTTCATATTTATCGTAATTTTCATGGTCACTAAATCCAATGATTCAGATCAACTGGCTGCTGGCGTGGTAACTACATTGTTTTTCACCCATTCGATGATCAAATTCATGTATTTCAGTACGGGTACCAAGTCGTTCTACAGAACTCTAAGTTGTTGGAACAATACTTCTCCTCATCCTTTATTTACAGAATCTCATTcaag attCCATGCAAAGTCGTTATCTCGAATGCGACAATTGTTGATTATTGTGTCAATAGTTACAATTTTCACAACAATCAGCTGGACAACTATTACTTTCTTTGGTGAAAGTGTATGGAAGGTTCCTAATCCTGAAACATTTAATCAAACAATGTATATTCCAGTACCCCGTTTGATGTTACATTCATGGTATCCTTGGGATGCGAGTCGTGGATTAGGTTATATTGTGGCTTTTGTATTGCAG TTTTATTGGATATTCATAACGCTCAGTCACTCAAACTTATTGGAACTTCTATTCTCATCATTTCTGGTGCATGCATGTGAACAActtcaacatttaaaagaGATTTTGAATCCATTGATCGAATTAAGTGCTACTCTTGATTCAGCAGTTCATAATCCTGCCGAAATCTTTCGTGCGAATTCGGCTAAAAATCAACCAATTAATGGTGTcg attacaaTGGGTCTTACGTGAATGAGATAACTGAGTATGGAACAAAAGGAGAAACTGAACCAAATAGAAAAGGACCAAATAACTTAACTAGCAATCAAGAAGTACTTGTTCGATCAGCAATTAAATACTGGGTAGAGCGACACAAACATGTTGTCAa ataCGTGAGTTTAATTACTGAGTGCTATGGTTCGGCCCTTCTGTTTCATATGTTAGTGAGCACCGTCATCCTCACTATTCTCGCATATCAAGCAACTAAG atCAACGGAGTTAATGTGTTTGCGTTTTCTACCATCGGATATTTGTTGTATTCGTTCgcacaaatatttatgttttgtatacATGGAAATGAACTTATTGAAGAA agttCATCTGTAATGGAAGCGGCTTACGGTTGCCAGTGGTACGATGGATCTGAAGAAGCTAAAACATTCGTACAAATAGTGTGCCAACAGTGTCAAAAGCCTTTGATTGTGTCTGGGGcgaaatttttcaatgttTCATTGGATTTATTTGCATCA GTTTTAGGTGCTGTAGTAACATACTTTATGGTTTTGGTGCAGCTTAAATAA